AGCAGTAATGACTGACTGCACTGAATTGTAACAAATATAAGATGTCCAAGATATAAAGAAACATTactaaacagaaaataaaaagatcaACATGACTCAAAAGCAAATGGAtgacagaaaacagcaaaactaGAGCCCCTGGGAAAGACGAAATGAAGACACGGGATGAATGTTGACTGGAGTCTGAAAGACGCAGGTAAAACcgaacacatgcatgtgcacgcacgctccctcacatccacacacatgcgcagtGATGGCTGCAAGTGGTTATATGTGCTCCGTCCAGCACAGGAGGACAAGTCTTTTGTGTCTTCTTCCCCCGTCAGGCGATGCACGCGTGCAGCGCTGAGGTGGCAGGGAAGcgtgccctctctcctccgaGAGAACGAAGGAACATGGAAGAAGGCAGCAGTGCTGAGTTTGCTGTATGTAGTTCGCCAGCGGCGCCAGCAGGGGACTCTCCTGGCCTTCTGTCCACTCTTCAGCTCCACGCTTGCCCCCCacaatcccccccacccccccaccgcACTTGCGTCCACATTCACCGGGTCTCTTCTCACTCCTCCTTGCTGCTAGCTCCGCCTATCGCCCCGCCCCTCCGCCGCCGATGGCAGGCCAGCTCGATCAGCTCCAACCCTCCCATCGCCTTCTGCTGACCCAGGAAGAAGACCACCATGAACAGGAAGTAGTAGCGCAGCGGGGCCCAGAACCAGAGGCCAGCGGTGCTCAGGGCGATGAAGGCGGTCCAGTAGCACAGCGAGGCGGTCTTGACCAGCGCCACGCGCCATTCGCTCTTGCAGGGTGGCACGCGAGCCTCGGGTGCAGCAAAGGCAGGCGGCCGGGCCGCGTAGAACGTCCGTAGGCGTTGCTCCTTCTCCGCCCAACGCTCGCGACACCACGCCTCCAGGAGCTCGGGCTGGCGGGGTAATGAGGCTACTGCGTGGCGCTGCACGTGGAAGTGGATCTCGCGCGGGAAGGAGCCGGACAGCAGGTGGCGCTCCGTCTGCGGGATGTTCTCCGGGTAGGCCACGGTGATGTCATGGACCGCGTCCAGATTGTCGCCTGAGCAACATAGGAAGAGCTCGGGTGAAGCTCTTTGATGCATATCTATGGCAACACAGCTTAAACCACACATTTCATTGATTCGAGGAGGTCTGCCAATGAGTCACTTGGATTCAAAAAGGTAAGCTTGGCAAAATAAACAACTATACCATGTATGCCATATACAGCAGAAAATAGTACACATTTTCAGTTACAGCTTAATATAACACATGCATGAGGGTATACTTCTGGCACCTAAGTGCATACTGCACAAATATAGCTCATAATCTCCACTACAGCACGcaaacatgcacaacacacatacgcaaCACCATCAGTCTGCCTACATAAGAGGAGTACCAGGCATGGAGACGAGCATGAATAGTTTAATGGATGACATGTCTCTGCCTGCTCTCTGTCGCTCTGgttctctgtcgctctctctttcacacacactcacacgcttgGCTGTCATCAGCTCTTGGAATAGGGTTTAATGTGTGTGACGTCAGGGAGGTCGACGCACCTGTTTAGTGGTGCATTAATATCACTCACATCCGTCTGCTTCAGAGACTCGCTCGAAGCAGTGCCATGTTTACCTCATTACAGCATGtgcgagggtgtgtgtgtgtttgtgtttttgtgtgtgcgtggactCTGAAAGACCACTGAGCTTCAGTCAGTAGATACAGTTAATACTGCCTGGATTAGCACAATATTTCTGGTTGGCAGCACGGTAAAACGCTGCACGCAACGCAGACAGGATGAGGCTCAAATGCCAGCCATGTGCCCTCACACTGAGGTGctcagcagtgctgtgtgaATAGCAGCCCAGGAAACCAGTGAGGGCACCTACATGTGCAATTATGGAGGAGACTTACAAATGACAAACACCACCAGGTtggaggcggggggggggggggggggctagtcTAGTGTGCCACCAAACCATGACATGAAACAAAGAccaaaaactgtaaaaaaaaaaaaaaaaatgtaaatgctcaTTAAATCCAATTATTAAATCCAACAAGGGAAAACACTGCAATAATGCTAAgcactataaaaatgtaaacaatctCTGACTCTGATGACCGTTTGATTCAACGAGTGGAAGCGCCAATTCGGGCCGCTCGAACCGCAATGACTTCTGACCTTTCCGGAGGGTGTCCACGATGAAGGTGAAGCCAGTGGTGCGCGGGTGGAGGACATACTCGTAGCGAGGGAGGCCGTTCTCATCTGCGAACTTGTCACTCCGGGCACGGGAGTTGTCTGCAGGGGAACAGCACACGTTCACAAAGAGCAGCCAATCCTCACATCAGTAAACGGGCCGCAACATGACCAACTCCACGTCCCCTGCCACTACCAAACATGACAGACAAATACCAATGTAGGGATAAACATGCTGAAACATATGAAACATACAAGCATGAGTcttcagtgctttttttttttttcttcctttcaacGCTACTCAGACATCCGGATTTGAAATAAAACCAGTTCATTTTCTGTTGATCATGAGACCTTTTCTTATTTGCTACAACCTTTCAGATGCTGCCATTTCCCTCCACCTACTCCATCTACTGTAATGGATGCAGTAACAGCTCCACCCTAGAGAAGGAAAGACTGCCACACTTGCACTGAACCGAACTAAATGTATTTAACCATTTGGAATGCTGTGGAAGTTTGCCGTTTCGTATAGGACGGCTCGTTTATACACTGGGCTGCCTGAGGAGGACGGCtcccctcttgagtcttggttctccTATGGTTTCTTCATTAATTCCTcgagggagtttttccttgccactgtcaccacGGGTTTGCTCGTTAGGGACTGGGACCAAAAATgcataaagctgctttgtgacatcccATGTTTTAAGAAGAGCGAGCTTAATAAATCTAACTACGCCATAATCAGCATTATGCAGTCAGGATGTTAATTCAGGTAATAAGCCTTCTAATAACCCTTTAATGTCACACTTATCTGATCAGTCATTTTATGGAGGCTACTGATAGCAAAAACTGAAGTGCAGCC
This region of Electrophorus electricus isolate fEleEle1 chromosome 11, fEleEle1.pri, whole genome shotgun sequence genomic DNA includes:
- the lclat1 gene encoding lysocardiolipin acyltransferase 1 isoform X1; translation: MVSRSKSCANMAALSIQGLYFVVTLFLSSFFGSVFMLGPVLPVMILSPAWYRWLTDRIVATWLTLPVALLEVVFGVKVVITGDGFVPGERSVIIMNHRTRLDWMFLWCCLLRYSYLRLEKICLKAALKAVPGFGWAMQVAAFIFIHRKWEEDRRHMANMLEYFCDIREPVQLLLFPEGTDLTDNSRARSDKFADENGLPRYEYVLHPRTTGFTFIVDTLRKGDNLDAVHDITVAYPENIPQTERHLLSGSFPREIHFHVQRHAVASLPRQPELLEAWCRERWAEKEQRLRTFYAARPPAFAAPEARVPPCKSEWRVALVKTASLCYWTAFIALSTAGLWFWAPLRYYFLFMVVFFLGQQKAMGGLELIELACHRRRRGGAIGGASSKEE
- the lclat1 gene encoding lysocardiolipin acyltransferase 1 isoform X2, which gives rise to MAALSIQGLYFVVTLFLSSFFGSVFMLGPVLPVMILSPAWYRWLTDRIVATWLTLPVALLEVVFGVKVVITGDGFVPGERSVIIMNHRTRLDWMFLWCCLLRYSYLRLEKICLKAALKAVPGFGWAMQVAAFIFIHRKWEEDRRHMANMLEYFCDIREPVQLLLFPEGTDLTDNSRARSDKFADENGLPRYEYVLHPRTTGFTFIVDTLRKGDNLDAVHDITVAYPENIPQTERHLLSGSFPREIHFHVQRHAVASLPRQPELLEAWCRERWAEKEQRLRTFYAARPPAFAAPEARVPPCKSEWRVALVKTASLCYWTAFIALSTAGLWFWAPLRYYFLFMVVFFLGQQKAMGGLELIELACHRRRRGGAIGGASSKEE
- the lclat1 gene encoding lysocardiolipin acyltransferase 1 isoform X3 → MNHRTRLDWMFLWCCLLRYSYLRLEKICLKAALKAVPGFGWAMQVAAFIFIHRKWEEDRRHMANMLEYFCDIREPVQLLLFPEGTDLTDNSRARSDKFADENGLPRYEYVLHPRTTGFTFIVDTLRKGDNLDAVHDITVAYPENIPQTERHLLSGSFPREIHFHVQRHAVASLPRQPELLEAWCRERWAEKEQRLRTFYAARPPAFAAPEARVPPCKSEWRVALVKTASLCYWTAFIALSTAGLWFWAPLRYYFLFMVVFFLGQQKAMGGLELIELACHRRRRGGAIGGASSKEE